AATTATCTAAAGGAAGCAAATACAGGAAAGGGACTAAAAATGAAAAATTGGATGAGATTTTATCTCACCTATATCCTGCCACTCATTGTCCTATTTATCTTTGCGTTTGGTATTTACGATAAATTTAAATAACTATTCTTTCTTCTAAAGCCACAAAAACTAAGGTTTTTGTGGCTTTTTTAGACGATAAAAGCCAATATTTTTTACATTTTCCTTGACATTATATATATATATATATAATTAATTTGAAAGTTTTGTATAACATATCAGAAGGGAGAAAATCTATGAGTAAAAAATGGACAATTGTATGTACACGGTGTGGAAAATCTGATGGTAATATTAGAACTACTTCTAATGGAGCACCACCTACTGGCACAGTAACCTCTATTGGAGGCAAATGTCCTTGCACTCCAGATAAGAAACATAGACCAAAATGGACACCTATAGATTAACAAATTGGGGCTGTCGGGAAATGGCAGCCATAAAAAGGGAGGAGCAACTCAAAATGAGTCACTCCTCCCTAAGTTTTTACATAAAAAAAGATGGCTAATGACAACCATCTTTCTCCGTTACATGTTATAATGTAACTATGCTTACAGTTAATTATTATAATGACTTTTTTGAAATAGGTCAACAGAAAATCAACTTTAGTTTCTATGAATTGAGTTTACCCGATGACGATCCGGTCTATACCCTAAAAAAAGTTATGGAGGATTTAAATTTTTCCGGACTGTATGAATCTACAGTTTCGTAGTCTAAATCTTCAAAGCCTACTTCATTTAATTTTATGTTTTTCTTTTTTAGAATATATTCTAATAGCTTATGGATAGCACTACGGTACGCTTTAATTGTGTGGATACTTGCACATCTTTGTACAGGTAAATAATGATTGAAATAATCATTAAGTGTCTGAAAAAACACTTCATCTTTTAATCTTCCCATAGCGTTACCTCCGGTAAAATTTTTTGCATATAATTCCAATCAATACTGGATGATTTCATTAAATTTTCCGGTAGAATATGAATGTAATATGCTGTAGCTGATAATGAATCATCTGGTTATAGTACAAGCATGAATGCTCAAAATTTAAGGGCTTTTATAGATAATCGTAGACCTTTTATTTCGGGAATATTATGGCAAAATGGTGGAGGTCATGCAATAGTTGGCTGTGGATACGATACAAAAGAAGGGGTATTTTGGTTTAAAGATCCTGGAGTGGGTGTGACACCATTCTATAAAGTGAGTTCTCAGGCAATAGATTCTAATACATATTTTCAATATGGTCGTTCAGGATTTGGAAAATATAACAGTACAAACTATTATTACAGATAGGAGGATACCATGAAAAGGATAAAATCAACTATAGTATTTGTATTTATATTAGCTATTATACTATCTTCAAATAGAGAGGTGTATGCTATGACACCACCAAGTAGTGATGAGTTAAGAGAGGCATATAGATATAGTGTGGAACGTTCACGTGAAATTATGCAGGAGCCAATGGAAAATGAAGAATTGGCAGAAATAGTACCGATTTTGGATAATACAGACGCATATTTTGTGTTCCAAGCAATGAATATAAGCGAAATTGAAAGTGAAGAACAACTAAGTAAACTTATAGATGAAGCAAATAGTGATACTATAGACCAAACTAATGCAATTTGGGTTGCTACGCAATGGAATGCTGATGATACATATGAAGAATTGTATTTTATGAAAAATGAAAATGGTGTTTTAGAGCATCCTGCGTCAGGGGTTACATATGATAAAAATGACTTAATTACAACAAAGATTTCAAATTTACTTGGAGAACAGTACAATTCGAGTATGAAAGATTTGCTAGTTTTCGGTATGGATAGGACCACCCCGTTTGGAAGCAATGTATTGGTGAAAAGATTTGAAGATGGAAGCATAAGGATTGGCATTTTATGGGATATGGATTATTACGGTTTTCCTGTCAAGTCAGGATTTTATACTCTTGAAGAAATAAAGGGGATTATATCAGATTATCAAAAAAAATATCCAGAGATGCGTTATTCTACCCCTAGTAATGCAGAAAATACAGCTCCTGAAGATGTAGTATATAGTGGAACTTCATCAACAAGTAAACCTACTAAATATTATGTACCAATAGCTTTAATTATATTTGTTGCATTAATCGTGGGGTGGATTATTATATACAGAAAAAGAAGTTTAAAGTGATGAAGATCAATGAAGTATGGGAAGATCTTCGAGAAAAGTCATATGCTAACATACAGAGTGAAAAGGGCATTCTGAAACGACAGACACGCTCTATTCAAACAGAAGGTCATTTTGGAGATATTAAAGAAAATGAAGATTTCCGACGCTTCAATTATCGTTCTTCAGATAAGATATATAAAGAATTTATGCTTTTTGCGATAGGAAGAAATATAAATAAATATCATCGTTTTCTCCATGCAAAGCTAAAGAAATTTGAAGGAAAACTACAGGAGAAAACAGCATAAGAAAAAATTTAAAGACAAAATTTCAGCCAAGGGGGTTTTATGCCCAAAAATAGACAGTATTATAGAAAAACAAAATATCCTGACAAAGTCACAAAGCCAAAACGCCTTGTATTTGTCAGGATATTTCTATTTCGCTCTGCGGGAAGTAAAATTACTTATTTCCCGACAGCCCCTTTTTATTTTATTCCAATATCACAGTAAATGGTCCATCATTAACTAAACTCACCTGCATATCTGCACCAAATTCTCCTGTCTGGATGTCAATGCCCGTTTCTTTTGCTTTCGCAATGATATATTCGTAGAGTTCATTGGCACGATCTGGCTTTTGTGCATTGGTAAAGCTTGGGCGGTTCCCATCCCAACAATTTGCCATCAAGGTAAATTGTGACACAAGTAGGAGTGCCCCGCCCACATCTTGAATGGAGAGATTGGTCTTTCCATTCTCATCTGCAAAAATACGCAACTTCATCAACTTTTGCAAAAATTTATCGGCAATTTTTTCATCATCTTCCAGTCCAATGCCAATAAACACCAACAGTCCCTTTTCGATTTCTCCTGAAACTCTTCCCTCAATCTCTACCTTGGCGTGATTGACTCTCTGTATAACAAACTTCATTTTCTTTCTCCTAAAATGAACGGATATCATCATCGGTATCATCGGTGCGTATCCCTGTGATTTTTACATAGTAACCTGCACTCTCCGATGTCTTTACATAGACTCGATCTCCCACCTTGTGCTTTAATAGTGCCTTGCCTATTGGCGACTCAATACTGATGCGATTGTCAAGGGAATGTCCCCTGATCGGTGTGACAATCTTATAAGTCTCTATCTCATCATCATCTTCAAAATAGACATCCACAATTTTATTGAGACCAACTTCATCGTCGCTTGCATTGTCTTCAATCACATTGGCAAATCGAATCATTCTTGTGAGATAATTGATGCGGCCCTCATTTTGATTCTTCTCTCGCTTTGCAGCATAGTACTCAAAGTTTTCAGAGAGATCTCCCTGTGCTCTTGCCTCCTTGACGGCAGCAATGAGTTGTGGACGCAACACTAATTTTCTGTGCTCAATCTCTGCCTCAATCTTTGCAATGTCCTCCTTTGTCAACTTTTCTGCCATTTCTATATCCTCACTTTTTCTTTTATTGACAAGTATAGCACAAAGGAGAGTTTCCAAGCAATCCCCTGAAAACTCTCCCCATTTATCATTCTCTTTATGAAATATGAAATAACAATAACTTACTACAGTCCATTCTTGACATCTATTCTGACCAACGCACGCTTTAGGGCAATCTCTGCACGTAGCGTATCAATGTCTCCTGACTTTTCGCTGATACGCTTTTGTGCTCTGTCTCTTGCTGCCTCTGCACGCTTTTCGTCAATCTCATCTGGCCACTCACAGGTTTCTGCCAAAATCACCACTTCCGTCTGTGTCACCTGAGAAAATCCTGCCATCAATGTCGCTACCTTCTTGACATCATTTGACTCAGTAATCACTAAACTTCCCGGTGAAATAATGGAAGTCATTGGAATATGCCCTGGAAGAATGCCAATGCGTCCCTCTGTCGTCGTAAACTCTACTTTGAGAACATCTCCTGTATAGAACTCTCTCGTCGGTGTGATAATCTTTAACTTAAATTGATCTGCCATAGGCACTACCTACCTGCTCTTTCCACAACCTCATCGATGGTTCCTGCATTTAAGAAATATTGCTCTGGAATATCATCATGCTTTCCTTCCAAGATTTCCTTAAATCCTCTGATTGTCTCTGAAACTGGAACATATTTTCCTTCCAATCCCGTAAACTGTGTGGCAACAAAGAATGGCTGTGAGAGGAATCTTTGGATTCTTCTTGCTCTTGATACCACCAATTTATCGGCCTCAGACAACTCATCCATACCAAGCATCGCAATAATATCCTGCAATTCCTTGTACTTTTGAAGTACCTGCTGTACTTGCTGTGCAACATTGTAATGCTCCTCTCCCACGATATGAGGGGCAAGAATTCTAGAGGTTGAAGCAAGCGGATCAACAGCTGGATAAATACCAAGCTCCACAATGGAACGATCCAAAACAGTGGTCGCATCGAGGTGGGCGAAAGTATTGGCTGGTGCTGGGTCAGTAAGGTCATCGGCTGGCACATATACAGCCTGAACGGAAGTAATGGATCCATTCTTTGTTGAAGTAATTCGCTCCTGAAGAGCACCCATCTCGGTCTGCAATGTTGGCTGATAACCTACGGCTGATGGCATACGGCCTAAAAGTGCAGATACCTCTGATCCTGCCTGAGTAAAACGGAAAATATTGTCAATAAACAACAAGACATCTTTTCCACCCTGATCACGGAAATACTCCGCCATCGTAAGACCTGTCAGTCCCACTCTCATTCTCGCACCAGGTGGCTCATTCATCTGTCCAAAGACCATGGTAGTCTTATTGATAACACCAGATTCTGTCATCTCGTGATAGAGGTCATTTCCCTCTCTTGTTCTCTCACCAACACCAGTAAATACAGAATATCCACCGTGCTCTGTAGCAATGTTTCGAATCAACTCCTGAATCAATACAGTCTTACCTACACCCGCACCACCAAAGAGTCCAATCTTTCCACCTCTTTGATACGGACATAAGAGATCGACAACCTTGATTCCTGTCTCAAGAATTTCTGTCTCTGTGGATTGCTCCTCAAATGTAGGGGCCTTTCTGTGAATTGGAAAATATGCCTCTACCTCAGGTGCTGGTTTATTGTCAATTGCCTCTCCCAGTACATTGAAGATTCTTCCCAGAGTATTTTCACCAACCGGAACAGAGATTGGAGCGCCTGTTGCCTCTGCGGCCATTCCTCTGACAAGTCCGTCTGTTGTTCCCATTGCAATGCATCGAACTGTATCGTCACCCAAGTGCTGTGCAACTTCTACAGTCAATACCGTTCCATCGCCTGTTGGAACCTTGACAGCCTCATTGATTTCTGGAAGATGTCCCTGGCTGAATTTAATATCCAAGACCGCACCAATAATCTGCGTGATGTGGCCCATATTCTTTTCTGCCATTTTTTTCTCCTTTATATTTTTTTAATTGATCGCATTGGCACCGGCCACGATCTCTGTCAACTCCTGTGTAATTGCACCCTGACGAGCACGATTGTACAAAAGTCCCAATGACTGAATTAATTCATCAGCATTGTTTGTCGCACTGTCCATTGCATTCATTCTTGCACCATTTTCTGATGCCAATGCCTGCATCAACCCACCATAAATGATGGAGGACATATATTTTGGAACAATGGCATTTAAAACCTCTTCTTCATTTGGAGAATAGTTCATCAATGTCCTTGGTCCACTTTCTGTCTTTGCATTCTCTCGACCCTTTAAAATATCCTCCGCCGAAATAGGAAGAAGCTTTAAAAATGTCGGGATGTGCACGACGGTATTTTTAAAATTTGTATATGCGAGATAAATCTCTGCGATTTCTCCCTTTGCAAAGCCATCGAGAAGTACCTTTGTCATATCTGCTGCATCTTGATAAGTTGGCTCGTTGATTACCTCTGAGTATTCCCCAGCAATGGTATATCCTCTTCTTTCCAATCCTTCCTTACCCTTTCTACCCACAGCATAGACCACTGTGTCCTCTTTTTTTAGATTCGCACTTACAAGTTTAATGATATTGTTGTTGTAGCCACCAGCCAAACCTCGGTTTGCAGTGATGACAATCACCGCTTTTTTACCTTTTTGCCCACTCTTTAAGTACTTGTGTGAGATATTTTCACTCTTTTCAAGAATGGAAGCAATGGTCTCATACATCAAGTCAAAATATGGCTTTGACTCCTCTGCTCTTGCCCTTGCCTTTTGCAATTTTACGGTGGATACCAATTTCATCGCCTTTGTAATCTGTTCAGTACTTTGAATACTCTCGCGGCGGCGTTTGATTTCTTTCATCGAAGCCATTTCGAAGTATCACCTCTTTCTAGGCCTTCTTGCATTCTGCAATTGCCTTCTTTAACTTCTCTGCCAACTCGTCGCTAATCACCTTTTTCTGTCGAATTTCCTCTGGAATCTCTGGATACTTTCGATCAATAAAAGCAAATAACTCATCTTGGAATTCAGAAATCTTTTCAATTTCAATATCCAAAAGTAATTTCTGTGTTGCTGCAAAGATAATGATAATCTGATACTCCACTGACATTGGCTTATAATTTGGCTGCTTTAAAATCTCACGAATTCTCGCACCCTGTGCAAGCTGCTCCTTTGTTGCTGCATCGAGCTCAGATCCAAATTGGGCGAAAGAAGCAAGCTCTCTATACTGTGCAAGTTCTACACGAATTGGTCCAGCAATCTTTTTCATCGCCTTAATCTGTGCTGATCCACCAACACGAGATACGGAAAGTCCAGCATTGATCGCTGGTCTAAAGCCTGAGTTAAACATCTCTGTTTCCAAATAAATCTGTCCATCGGTAATAGAAATGACATTCGTTGGAATATATGCCGAAACATCGCCTGCCTGTGTCTCAATAATTGGAAGTGCAGTCAATGATCCGCCTCCCAGTTCTTCAGAAAGTCTTGACGCTCTCTCCAAAAGTCGAGAATGCAAATAGAATACATCTCCTGGATAAGCTTCTCGTCCAGGAGCTCTCTTTAAGAGCAAAGAAAGTGTACGGTATGCCGCTGCGTGCTTCGTTAAATCGTCGTACACAACCAAAACATCCTCTCCATTTTCCATCCACTCCTCACCAATGGCACAGCCAGAATACGGTGCAATATACTGAAGTGGTGCAAGGTCAGACGCTGTGGATACAACAACTGTTGTGTAATCCATTGCCCCATACTCCTCAAAAGTCTTTACAATGCTTGCCACAGTGGAGGCCTTTTGTCCAATCGCAACATAAATACAGTGCACATTTTGACCCTTTTGATTAATAATGGTGTCCACTGCAATGGAAGTTTTTCCTGTCTGGCGATCACCAATAATCAACTCTCTTTGTCCTCTACCAATTGGAATCATAGCATCAATTGCCTTAATTCCTGTCTGCAATGGTGTGTCAACAGATTTTCTCTCGATAACGCCATGTGCCACACGTTCAATTCTTCTAAACTTTGTGCTTGCAATTGGTCCCTTGCCATCAATCGGCTGTCCAAGTGCATTGACAACTCGACCTGTGAGTTCGTCACCCACAGGAACTTCTACCACTCGACCTGTTGTCTTTACTGTATCGCCCTCGCTGATGTTATGCTTATCTCCAAGCAAAACTGCACCAACATTGTCCTCCTCAAGGTTTAACACCATGCCATAGACTTCTCCTGGAAACTCCAAAAGTTCTCCCTGCATAGCCTTTTCCAATCCATGGATTCTTGCGATACCATCGGCCACCTGTATTACCGTTCCGACATCAGAAACTTCGAGCCTGCTTGAATACTTTTCAATCTGCTCCTTGATCACGGAGCTGATCTCTTCCGGTCTCAAATTCATCTAGGTTCGCACCTGCTTTCTTTCTTATTCTTATATCTGTACATTGAGAAGATTTTTCTTGATACTATAGAGCTTCGTCTTGATACTTGAGTCGATAACACGATCCTTAATGCGAATGGTCATTCCTCCAATCAAGCTCTCATCCACGCTATAATTCATCTCCATCTGATTATACTCTGTCGTCGCCAAGAGTTTTTTCTCAATCTCTTCTTCCTGTGATTTTGTCAAAGGCATAGCACTGACTACACTTGCCACGCCAATCCCCTTATATTCCTTAACGATAGAAATAAAGTAGGAAAAAATACGCTCAAATTCAGCCTGTCTCCCCTTATTGACCACAGTAATTAAAAATCCCATCAGCATATCTGAAACCTGATGTTCAAATATGGTATGAATGATCTGAGCCTTCTCTTCGCGACTAATTTTTGGCGAATTTAGAATTTTTCGTAAATCCATATTTTCTGCAAAAATGTCTCTTAATGCAGTCACCTCTTCGTAGGCTTGGTCAATTGCAGCCAAATCCTTCGCTGCCGCAAAAAGAGCATCGCCATAAACCTTCGACACTAATTTTGCCATATACCTTCACCCATTTCTTTTAATGTCTCATCCACAAGACTCGCCTGTACATCTACATTCATTGATGATGTAATGGCCTTTTGTGCGATGATCGCAGCAAGACCAACCATTTCCTGCTTCATATCATCCATGGCCTTTTTCTTCTCCATCTCAATCTGCTTGTTGGCTCTGTCTGTGATTCTCTCTGCCTCTTCTCTGGCATTGGAAAGAATTTCTTCTTCCTTAATCTTTGCTTTCTTTCTTGCATCTTCCAAAATGCGATCGGCCTCTTTATTGATGTCCTTAAGTTTGAACTCATATTCTGCCTTCATCGCATTGGCTTTTTCTTCCTTCGATGCCGCATCTTGTAATTCTGCTGCAATACGTTCTCTTCGGTCATTTAAGACCTTTCGTACTGGATCAAAGAGCAAATAAGTGAGAATTGCAAAAAGGATGAGCACATTTACACCGACGATCGCTGCATCCGCTAAAAGCTGCGGATCAAATCCTATCAGTCTGTCCAATTGATTACCCCCTTCTCAAGTCTGCTCTTCTTATTTAAATGGCTTAACAAACATAAGAATAATGGCAACAACCAAACCATAAAGACCTGTAGTCTCGGCAACTGCCTGACCAAGAAGCATTGTACTTTGGATCTGTGACTGTGCACCTGGGTTTCTACCTACTGCGGACGCACCATGACCTGCAGCAATACCCTGACCAACACCAGGTCCAATACCTGCGATCATCGCAATACCTGCACCAATTGCTGAGCAACCATAAATAAAATCCTGTCCTGACATCTGCATAAAATAAATCCTCCTGTTTTAAAAAAATAATTTTATTCTAACTTATCGTTAATATAGACCATCGTAAGCATACAGAATACATAGGTCTGAATAACGCCCGAGAATACATCGGTATAAATATGTAAGAAAGCTGGAATACCCAACCTAAGAATTAATGGCAACATTCCGTACCACAATCCCATAATAATAACACCTGATAATAGGTTTGCAAACAAACGAAGTGAAATTGAAATTGGATTGGCAAATTCACCAATTAAATTAATTGGGAACAAAAATGGAAGTGGCTGGAACAGCGATGTAAAATGTCCAACGCCTCTATTTTTAATTCCTTGATAATTGACAATCAAAAAGGTAAACAATCCTAATAAGAATGTAACACCATAATCTGCTGTCGGATTTCTAAGTCCAAGTAATCCACTCAAATTGGCTGTCAAAATAAAGAGAAATATTGTTCCAATATAGTTTAAAAATCTTGGTGCATTTTTTCCCAAGATACTTCCCCCCATTTTTTCAAGGGCTTCAAATGCAAGCTCGAGCACATTTTGAAATGGTCCTGGCACATCCGTCGCTCGATTCAATGCCCTTCTTGCAAAGAGAGCAAAGATAATCAAAACCAACATCACCACCCAGAGCGAAATAATCGTATCACCAATCCAAAGCTCCTGCCCAAATAGATGATACTTTAAAACACCGTGAATGGCAAAGTCTGTACTTCCCCTAGATGAACCCAATAACTTCAATATACTCATCCCCTACCTCCTTTCATTTCATTAATTTATGTATCAATGGCTGCAAATATGCCCCTGCTTTAATACCAAAAATTGAAAATACAATTCCCAGAACATTGACATATTTTGACTTCCAAAAGATAAACACGACGACCACAAGAACGGCTTTTCTGACAAATGAATGGAGCATTGTTGTCCTCATTGCATACTTTTCATTCTTACTGGCCAGTGCATCTTCGGTTGTTCTTGCCATATCTACCATCATAAAGATCATCACTAAAATTCCAACAACAATGCCAAGCTCCAGTGATGAAACCGTATAGCCCAATGGTTTTGCAACAAATCCTGCAACAACCATTAGGAGTACTTCATAAATCATACTTGCGCCAACCATTTCAATGAGCACTCTTTTTAAATTCTTACTCATCCTTCTTCCTCAATATGCGGCTCTTTACCTTTGGCATTACCACCTCTTTCTTATCTTTTTCACTTTTTTTCCTTTGTTCTTCTTTTTCTTCCTGTTCATCGCGCTCATTTTGTAAAATAACTGATTGAACCAAGCGATATCCTGACAGCAAACCGGCTAGCACACCAAGAAGCAAAAGGATCAATGTCCAATAGCCATGAAATACTTGGTCGATGCGATATCCAATATAGGTGCACAAAAGAATAGGCGTCACTACACTAAATCCAAGCTGTGATACCAATGCAATAGCACGGAAGACACTGCGATTATTTCCAGAGATAATACCACCCCCAAATTAACATATCTTCAATTATAACCTCCCATTATTCTTTTGTCCATAAATATAAGAAAAAAAGACCGCCTAAGCTTACGCTCAAGCGATCTTTATATTCCTTATATTATGCCTGTGTGAACTGATCCTTGCCAACACCGCAGAGTGGACAAACGAAATCCTCTGGAACATCTTCCCACTTTGTTCCTGGTGCAATGCCATTGTCTGGATCGCCTACAGTCTCATCATATTCCCAACCACAAACTTCGCAAATGTACTTCATATTAAATCTCCTTCTTCCATAATCCATGTAAATTGCAATACTCATAGGCAGCAACAGCTTCGTCGCCTTCCTCAAGTGTGAACTCTGCACGAGGTGCATCTGTTGCACTCAAAACCTTCTTCTGTGAGCCCTTCTTTGTCTCAAGTACAATCCACTGAATAAGATGTGCCTCTGTCATTGGATGTTCTACCTCTCCAACAACAACGGTTACCTTATTTCCATCCACTGCAACCACTGGAACATGCTTTTCATTTGCTGCGTCTGTTGAGTTTGCTACCAACTCTTTTACCTGGCTCTCTTCGCAAACAACCTTGTTGCCGAGCATATCATTTCCTACATAAAACTTCATATCGTATTCCTCTTCCTTTCTTTTTTTATCACGATCAGTTTTTTGCGCGATCTTTCTACATACAAATTAGTTCTTCTTCTTTAAGAGATCTCGAATCTCTGTGAGAAGTACAACATCTGCTGATGGCTTTTCTGGCTTCTTCTCTTCTTCTTTCTTCCTTGTGAGCGTATTTGCCAACTTGACAAATAGGAAGATACAAACTGCAATAATCAAAAAGTCCACTACAGATTGAATAAATGCACCATACTTAATGGCCGCTTCCTCCATGCCATTGCTTGCTGGTCGAATGACCAATTTCAAATTTTCAAAATTAATTCCGCCAAGAATAACACCAATAATTGGCATAATCAAATCGTTGACAAGTGAAGTAACAATCTTACCAAAAGCTCCACCAATAATCACTCCGACAGCTAAGTCGATGACATTGCCCTTAAAGGCAAATTCCTTAAATTCTTTTAACATACGATTCTCCTATATTCGATACATCCTTTTGTACTATAGGCAATTACATTATGCCCTATTTGATTGCGTTTGTCAATACAATAATAATAATAATTCCTAATTTTCACTGCTCAAAAAATTGTATACTCCAGCGGCAAGTGCTGCACCAACAAGAGGAGCAAGGATAAATACCCATACCTGTGAAAATGCCACAGAACCAACACCACTAAGAAGTGCAGGGCCAAAGCTTCTTGCTGGATTTACTGATGTTCCTGTAAAAGGAATACCCAAGATGTGAACTAAAGTTAAGGAAAGACCAATAACTAAACCGGTTGTTGGTGCATTCTCTGCCTTACTTGTCACACCAAGAATCGCTGTCACAAATACAAAGGTCAAGATAATCTCCACAACAAAGGCAACACCCGCACTGATGTGAAGTGCACTTGCCTCACCAAATCCATTTGTTCCCAAAGCCTTGTTGGAACCAAAGATAAATACTAAGATGGCTGCTCCCACAATACCACCTACAAACTGTGCCACCAAATATCCAATAAAATCAGTGGCACTCAACTTCTTTGATAAGAACAATCCAAGTGAAACGGCTGGATTGATGTGACAGCCAGAAATATTGCCGATAGAATAGGCCATAGCCACGATAGACAATCCAAAGGCAAAGGCAATCAATAATGTGGAAAATGCAAGTGGTACTCCCTGACCAGCATTGCCTAACAATGTATTTGCTGCAACTGCGCTTCCGCAACCAAATACAGTCAGAACCATTGTTCCAATAAACTCTGCTACATACTTTTTCATTTACGAAACCTCCTATACTTATTTTCTATTGTTTTGTGCAAAGTTTATTATACACGCTTTTAAATTTTATGCAATCAATTTTTTATATTTATTTTATTTTTTTATTATTGACTTTTTTTTATTTATTCAGTAGAATACTATTGTTGATATCGCAGGTGTGGTTCAATGGTAGAACATCAGCCTTCCAAGCTGAATACGTGGGTTCGATTCCCATCACCTGCTCTGTGCGCGAGTGGCTCAGTTGGTGGAGTACGACCTTGCCAAGGTCGGGGTCGCGGGTTCGAGTCCCGTCTCGCGCTCTCTCCTAAATATTTTTTGAAGGGGCTGTGAAATAAGTCCCTAAAAGAAATAGGACCATTCGTTCATGCGAAAGGTCCTATTTTTGTGGTAAAATTAACTTGCAATGAAAACTTTACACAGTACTTATTGTAATTCAAAA
This region of Lachnospiraceae bacterium oral taxon 096 genomic DNA includes:
- the atpB gene encoding F0F1 ATP synthase subunit A, whose amino-acid sequence is MSILKLLGSSRGSTDFAIHGVLKYHLFGQELWIGDTIISLWVVMLVLIIFALFARRALNRATDVPGPFQNVLELAFEALEKMGGSILGKNAPRFLNYIGTIFLFILTANLSGLLGLRNPTADYGVTFLLGLFTFLIVNYQGIKNRGVGHFTSLFQPLPFLFPINLIGEFANPISISLRLFANLLSGVIIMGLWYGMLPLILRLGIPAFLHIYTDVFSGVIQTYVFCMLTMVYINDKLE
- a CDS encoding MIP family channel protein; this encodes MKKYVAEFIGTMVLTVFGCGSAVAANTLLGNAGQGVPLAFSTLLIAFAFGLSIVAMAYSIGNISGCHINPAVSLGLFLSKKLSATDFIGYLVAQFVGGIVGAAILVFIFGSNKALGTNGFGEASALHISAGVAFVVEIILTFVFVTAILGVTSKAENAPTTGLVIGLSLTLVHILGIPFTGTSVNPARSFGPALLSGVGSVAFSQVWVFILAPLVGAALAAGVYNFLSSEN
- a CDS encoding AtpZ/AtpI family protein, coding for MVSQLGFSVVTPILLCTYIGYRIDQVFHGYWTLILLLLGVLAGLLSGYRLVQSVILQNERDEQEEKEEQRKKSEKDKKEVVMPKVKSRILRKKDE
- a CDS encoding rubredoxin, which gives rise to MKYICEVCGWEYDETVGDPDNGIAPGTKWEDVPEDFVCPLCGVGKDQFTQA
- a CDS encoding desulfoferrodoxin gives rise to the protein MKFYVGNDMLGNKVVCEESQVKELVANSTDAANEKHVPVVAVDGNKVTVVVGEVEHPMTEAHLIQWIVLETKKGSQKKVLSATDAPRAEFTLEEGDEAVAAYEYCNLHGLWKKEI
- the mscL gene encoding large-conductance mechanosensitive channel protein MscL, translating into MLKEFKEFAFKGNVIDLAVGVIIGGAFGKIVTSLVNDLIMPIIGVILGGINFENLKLVIRPASNGMEEAAIKYGAFIQSVVDFLIIAVCIFLFVKLANTLTRKKEEEKKPEKPSADVVLLTEIRDLLKKKN